A genomic window from Enoplosus armatus isolate fEnoArm2 chromosome 18, fEnoArm2.hap1, whole genome shotgun sequence includes:
- the fktn gene encoding ribitol-5-phosphate transferase FKTN isoform X2: MPRVNRTAVLSLLIASSSVFLLFQLYYYRNYVSKESGPHILSRTGHMTASDVQWQTVKKFLALAQRFRLPLFLADTTALTLLSQDALRQRDRLVREPHCSFLCTARPSTSFALHANLWKYDPGFLLAAEQKGFELLELRGEDPRLASLDTLSGEEIPLHFLFRLHGYIIQVVFLYERSGNYLWHGALRLKANMDRSFAPFKLLDYGRHAGAYDRPELVLTVLDGLDVRIPRNVSHFLSEQQHARFLECHYRDARNFLQLYPDDSSPEAVDFRRKVKSLLHLAARTLADLNIPFWLSSGTCLGWFRQCSIISYSHDVDIGIFIVDYRSDIVAAFRDAGLSLKHKFGRVEDSLELSFLSDNVKLDIFFFYEDKDVMWNGGTQAKSGRKFKYVFPRFSLCWAELLELKVRVPCETLDYVTANYGATWSVPVRSWDWKSSPSNVQENGVWPPAEWAELIQVY; this comes from the exons ATGCCTCGTGTGAACCGGACGGCCGTTTTATCGCTGCTGATCGCCAGCAGCTCCGTGTTCCTGTTGTTCCAGCTGTATTACTACAGGAATTACGTCAGCAAG GAA TCTGGCCCTCACATCCTGAGCCGAACAGGTCACATGACTGCCAGTGACGTCCAATGG CAAACAGTGAAGAAGTTTCTGGCGTTAGCTCAGCGCTTCAGGCTACCACTGTTCCTCGCCGACACCACCGCACTGACGCTGCTCTCCCAGGATGCTTTGCGGCAGCGCGACCGGCTGGTGCGTGAGCCCCACTGCAGCTTCCTGTGCACTGCCCGGCCAAGCACGTCCTTTGCTCTGCACGCCAACCTGTGGAAGTATGAC ccCGGCTTCCTATTGGCAGCCGAGCAGAAAGGTTtcgagctgctggagctgcgaGGAGAGGACCCGCGATTGGCCAGTCTTGACACCCTATCAGGAGAGGAGATACCCCTGCACTTCCTGTTCCGCCTCCATGGTTACATCATCCAG GTGGTGTTCCTGTACGAGCGGAGCGGGAACTACCTGTGGCATGGAGCGCTACGCCTAAAAGCCAACATGGACCGAAGCTTCGCTCCCTTCAAACTGCTCGACTACGGACGCCATGCTGGAGCTTACGACAG GCCGGAGCTGGTCCTGACGGTCCTGGACGGGCTCGACGTCCGAATCCCGCGAAACGTTTCCCACTTTCTGTCCGAGCAGCAACATGCCCGCTTCCTGGAATGCCATTACCGTGACGCCCGCAATTTTCTGCAG cTCTACCCTGATGACTCGTCTCCGGAGGCAGTGGATTTTCGGAGGAAGGTGAAGTCATTGCTGCATTTGGCCGCTCGAACACTCGCTGACCTCAACATCCCCTTCTGGCTCAGCAGCGGCACCTGTCTGG GCTGGTTCAGGCAGTGTAGTATTATCTCGTACAGTCATGATGTCGATATCGGGATTTTCATCGTGGATTACCGGTCGGACATCGTCGCAGCGTTCAGGGACGCCGGCCTGTCACTCAAACACAAGTTTGGAAGG GTGGAGGACAGTCTGGAACTTTCCTTTCTGAGTGACAACGTCAAActggacattttctttttctatgaGGACAAAGACGTTATGTGGAACGGAGGAACGCAGGCGAAGAGCGGCAGAAAGttcaa GTATGTCTTCCCTCGTTTCTCGCTCTGCTGGGCGGAGCTTCTGGAGCTGAAAGTTCGTGTTCCGTGCGAAACACTCGACTACGTGACAGCAAACTATGGTGCGACCTGGAGCGTGCCAGTGAGAAGCTGGGACTGGAAGTCGTCACCTAGCAACGTGCAGGAAAATGGGGTGTGGCCTCCAGCAGAGTGGGCAGAGCTTATCCAAGTTTACTGA
- the fktn gene encoding ribitol-5-phosphate transferase FKTN isoform X1, which produces MPRVNRTAVLSLLIASSSVFLLFQLYYYRNYVSKSGPHILSRTGHMTASDVQWQTVKKFLALAQRFRLPLFLADTTALTLLSQDALRQRDRLVREPHCSFLCTARPSTSFALHANLWKYDPGFLLAAEQKGFELLELRGEDPRLASLDTLSGEEIPLHFLFRLHGYIIQVVFLYERSGNYLWHGALRLKANMDRSFAPFKLLDYGRHAGAYDRPELVLTVLDGLDVRIPRNVSHFLSEQQHARFLECHYRDARNFLQLYPDDSSPEAVDFRRKVKSLLHLAARTLADLNIPFWLSSGTCLGWFRQCSIISYSHDVDIGIFIVDYRSDIVAAFRDAGLSLKHKFGRVEDSLELSFLSDNVKLDIFFFYEDKDVMWNGGTQAKSGRKFKYVFPRFSLCWAELLELKVRVPCETLDYVTANYGATWSVPVRSWDWKSSPSNVQENGVWPPAEWAELIQVY; this is translated from the exons ATGCCTCGTGTGAACCGGACGGCCGTTTTATCGCTGCTGATCGCCAGCAGCTCCGTGTTCCTGTTGTTCCAGCTGTATTACTACAGGAATTACGTCAGCAAG TCTGGCCCTCACATCCTGAGCCGAACAGGTCACATGACTGCCAGTGACGTCCAATGG CAAACAGTGAAGAAGTTTCTGGCGTTAGCTCAGCGCTTCAGGCTACCACTGTTCCTCGCCGACACCACCGCACTGACGCTGCTCTCCCAGGATGCTTTGCGGCAGCGCGACCGGCTGGTGCGTGAGCCCCACTGCAGCTTCCTGTGCACTGCCCGGCCAAGCACGTCCTTTGCTCTGCACGCCAACCTGTGGAAGTATGAC ccCGGCTTCCTATTGGCAGCCGAGCAGAAAGGTTtcgagctgctggagctgcgaGGAGAGGACCCGCGATTGGCCAGTCTTGACACCCTATCAGGAGAGGAGATACCCCTGCACTTCCTGTTCCGCCTCCATGGTTACATCATCCAG GTGGTGTTCCTGTACGAGCGGAGCGGGAACTACCTGTGGCATGGAGCGCTACGCCTAAAAGCCAACATGGACCGAAGCTTCGCTCCCTTCAAACTGCTCGACTACGGACGCCATGCTGGAGCTTACGACAG GCCGGAGCTGGTCCTGACGGTCCTGGACGGGCTCGACGTCCGAATCCCGCGAAACGTTTCCCACTTTCTGTCCGAGCAGCAACATGCCCGCTTCCTGGAATGCCATTACCGTGACGCCCGCAATTTTCTGCAG cTCTACCCTGATGACTCGTCTCCGGAGGCAGTGGATTTTCGGAGGAAGGTGAAGTCATTGCTGCATTTGGCCGCTCGAACACTCGCTGACCTCAACATCCCCTTCTGGCTCAGCAGCGGCACCTGTCTGG GCTGGTTCAGGCAGTGTAGTATTATCTCGTACAGTCATGATGTCGATATCGGGATTTTCATCGTGGATTACCGGTCGGACATCGTCGCAGCGTTCAGGGACGCCGGCCTGTCACTCAAACACAAGTTTGGAAGG GTGGAGGACAGTCTGGAACTTTCCTTTCTGAGTGACAACGTCAAActggacattttctttttctatgaGGACAAAGACGTTATGTGGAACGGAGGAACGCAGGCGAAGAGCGGCAGAAAGttcaa GTATGTCTTCCCTCGTTTCTCGCTCTGCTGGGCGGAGCTTCTGGAGCTGAAAGTTCGTGTTCCGTGCGAAACACTCGACTACGTGACAGCAAACTATGGTGCGACCTGGAGCGTGCCAGTGAGAAGCTGGGACTGGAAGTCGTCACCTAGCAACGTGCAGGAAAATGGGGTGTGGCCTCCAGCAGAGTGGGCAGAGCTTATCCAAGTTTACTGA